Proteins from one Desulfonema limicola genomic window:
- the yihA gene encoding ribosome biogenesis GTP-binding protein YihA/YsxC, which translates to MIIKSSDFVTSAVNPFQYPPPDFPEIAFAGRSNVGKSTLINTLVNRKNLVKTSSTPGRTQLINFFIINEQISFVDLPGYGYAKVPVDVKKKWGPMIETYLSKRENLRAVVLIMDIRRVPRQEELNFINWLERFAIPFILVVTKTDKLSKTKQIKQHTIIADTLAADKNNLILFSAKTRKGLDHVWTAIQEKIK; encoded by the coding sequence ATGATTATAAAATCTTCGGACTTTGTTACCAGTGCTGTAAATCCTTTTCAATATCCGCCGCCTGATTTTCCTGAGATTGCATTTGCAGGCCGCTCCAATGTAGGAAAATCAACACTCATTAATACCCTGGTCAATAGAAAAAACCTGGTAAAAACAAGTTCAACACCTGGCAGAACCCAGCTTATTAATTTTTTTATTATAAATGAGCAGATTTCATTTGTTGATCTTCCAGGATATGGATATGCTAAAGTTCCTGTTGATGTGAAAAAAAAATGGGGGCCCATGATTGAAACCTATTTGTCAAAACGAGAAAATCTAAGGGCTGTGGTCTTAATTATGGACATCCGGCGTGTACCCAGGCAGGAAGAATTAAATTTTATTAACTGGCTGGAAAGATTTGCTATTCCTTTTATTCTGGTAGTCACAAAAACAGATAAACTTTCCAAAACAAAACAAATCAAGCAGCACACAATCATAGCTGATACCCTTGCGGCTGATAAAAACAATTTAATCTTATTTTCAGCTAAAACCCGTAAAGGACTGGATCATGTATGGACTG